Below is a genomic region from Pseudomonas frederiksbergensis.
CCATCTTGCAGTTCATACGCGCGGATCTTGTTCAGCAGACCGATGCCACGGCCTTCCTGACGCAGGTAAAGCAACACGCCACGACCTTCGCGGGCGATCGCCTGCAACGCCGCCTCGAGTTGCGAACCGCAGTCGCATCGCTGGCTGAACAAGGCATCGCCGGTCAGGCATTCGGAGTGCAGCCGGCCGAGTACCGGAGCACCGTCGGCGACATCACCCAGACTCAGTACGACGTGCTCGCGACCAGTGGCCTCATCGAGAAAGCCATGCATGGTGAATTGCGCAAAAGGCGTGGGCAGCTTGGAAGCGGCGACAAAAACGACAGGCACCGGTGTGCTCCTGATCTGTAGGTACTGGAGATTCGCAGAGGCGGCATTGTAACAGCAGGTTCCGACAGACGCTTAGGCTGAATTATCGGCCATAACGATCAAAAAGTTTGATCACTGCCCTGTCAGCCTGGTGTTTTCATCAAAGGGATAAGGTTGTTTCCAGTGCTCGAAAATCGCTTTCAACTGGCCACTTTTCACCAGCAATTCCATGCGCCGATCATACAACACCATCAGGGCACGGGCCTTTGGTGTATCGGCGAAGCCCAGAAACAGTGGCAGTTCGATCAAATGAGTTCGCCGGTACCGCGACGGATCCTCAGAGTCGGCGAGCACCGAATCGATTTCCGCCAGGGCGTCGATGTAGAAGTCGGCCCGGGCTTGCTTGAGCATCGGTAGGATCCCGGTACGGCGCTCGATCTGGTTATAGCGGTGGATGTTCGGCAGGTAACTCTCGTAGCGGTAGCCACGGACCCAGACCAGTCGGTACTTGCCGAGGGTCGCGAGCGTCGGTTCCGGGTTGCTCGCAAGGCCCAAGGCATAGATATGATCAATATCGAAATTCCAGCGAGGGTACAACACCTGATCGGCCTCATCGCGATAGGCGCCAACCAGCGCATCCACCTCACGCCGCTGCACCAGCCCCACCGAACGGGTGTAAGGCACGGTGCGAATATCCAGTTTCACTCCGGCCGGCTCGAACACAGCGCGCAAAATGTCCCAGGCCAAGCCATGACCATCGGCGGCGGTGTAGTCATCCCAGTCCTCGCTGGCCAGATGAATCACGGCCGGTATCGTCGGCACATCCGCCGCACGGGCGACCGAACAGAACACCGCAAAAACCAGAACCCACAGCCAGCGCCCGACCATCCCTCAGCCCCTCAATCTATTCGTCCCTCAATCAGCCCATCAGGCGAAATACCGGACCAGTCCCTGCAGCGCCAACCAGGCAAACACCCCTGCCAACACGTCGTCGAGCATGATCCCGACGCCACCCTGCACATGCCGGTCGATCCAACGAATCGGCCATGGCTTGAGAATATCGAAGAAGCGGAACAGCAGGAACCCCGCCAATAGCCAGTACCAGCCTGCGGGCACCAGCCACAGGGTGATCCACATCCCGACCATTTCGTCCCAGACGATGCCTTCGTGGTCGTGCACCCGCAAATCGTCGGCAACCTTGCCGCACAGCCAGAAGCCGAACAACGTGGTGATGCCGAGCATCAGCCAGTAACCCCAGTCGGGCAGCATCTGCCATAACGGGATAAAGGGTAGCGCAACCAGCGAGCCCCAGGTGCCCGGCGCCTTGGGCAAGGTGCCCGAGCCGAAGCCGAAAGCCAGGAAATGCCAGGGATTACGCCAGACCGATGGCGGCACGTGTTCTGCCGGGCCCTGCTTGGGATGATCTGTCACGGTGTCTCCCGAAAATGTTGATAACCCCGGGTTTGCGGGGTGATGTCCTGCCCGTTCGCGTCCAGCAGCGTCACGCCCTGCCCAGCCACGACCTGGCCGATAACGTGGATCGGCCAACCATCGGCGAGCAATGCCGGTAATTGCGCGGGCGGCAAGGTGAAGGCCAGCACGTAGTCATCACCGCCATTCAAGGCCGCCACGCGAGCGGCATTCTCACCGAGAAAGCTCACCAGTGCCGCGGACAGCGGCAGCTTTTCGCTTTCGATCAGC
It encodes:
- the ribA gene encoding GTP cyclohydrolase II, whose product is MPVVFVAASKLPTPFAQFTMHGFLDEATGREHVVLSLGDVADGAPVLGRLHSECLTGDALFSQRCDCGSQLEAALQAIAREGRGVLLYLRQEGRGIGLLNKIRAYELQDGGADTVEANERLGFAADQRDYAMCLPMLEHLGVKSLRLMTNNPRKVKALTDMGIVVAERVPLHTGHNPHNKLYLATKASKLDHMMGNEHQGEADRA
- a CDS encoding substrate-binding periplasmic protein, giving the protein MVGRWLWVLVFAVFCSVARAADVPTIPAVIHLASEDWDDYTAADGHGLAWDILRAVFEPAGVKLDIRTVPYTRSVGLVQRREVDALVGAYRDEADQVLYPRWNFDIDHIYALGLASNPEPTLATLGKYRLVWVRGYRYESYLPNIHRYNQIERRTGILPMLKQARADFYIDALAEIDSVLADSEDPSRYRRTHLIELPLFLGFADTPKARALMVLYDRRMELLVKSGQLKAIFEHWKQPYPFDENTRLTGQ
- a CDS encoding phosphatidylglycerophosphatase A family protein, whose amino-acid sequence is MTDHPKQGPAEHVPPSVWRNPWHFLAFGFGSGTLPKAPGTWGSLVALPFIPLWQMLPDWGYWLMLGITTLFGFWLCGKVADDLRVHDHEGIVWDEMVGMWITLWLVPAGWYWLLAGFLLFRFFDILKPWPIRWIDRHVQGGVGIMLDDVLAGVFAWLALQGLVRYFA